A window of Vigna unguiculata cultivar IT97K-499-35 chromosome 4, ASM411807v1, whole genome shotgun sequence contains these coding sequences:
- the LOC114180542 gene encoding uncharacterized protein LOC114180542 encodes MDRSWINFLRTTNEYENGVEEFLEFANMNVPDNNGKFYCPCVNCLNERKLPTDVIREHVLCDGFLKSYTKWIWHGELIDMPSVDVSEVEEVDLEMDDRMEEMIRDIGHDSFQRANVYDNLCNDAEKPLYAEYTKYTRLSAVLKLFNVKARNGWTDKSFTELLKLLSDMLPKGNTLPTRNYDAKKILCPMGMEYQKIHACPNDCVLYRKELAMLHQCPRCGVSRYKQKHSEFESDSKGLPAKFLWYLPVVPRLKRLFSNANDAKLMRWHADGRTTDGHLRHPADGLQWKKIDSMFPNFSNDSRNIRFGLATDGMNPYGNLSSKHSSWLVLLLIYNLPPWLCMKRKYVMLSLMISGPRQPGNDIDIYLTPLVEDLKMLWEKGVDMFDGYISDSFKLIVMY; translated from the coding sequence ATGGATCGGAGTTGGATAAATTTTTTACGCACAACAAATGaatatgagaatggagtagaagaatttctTGAATTTGCAAATATGAATGTTCCGGATAATAATGGAAAATTCTACTGCCCGTGTGTTAATTGTTTGAATGAGAGAAAACTACCGACTGACGTTATTCGGGAGCATGTTCTTTGTGATGGTTTCTTAAAGAGCTACACAAAGTGGATATGGCATGGTGAATTAATAGACATGCCAAGTGTAGATGTGTCTGAAGTAGAAGAAGTTGATTTAGAGATGGATGATCGAATGGAGGAAATGATTCGTGATATTGGACATGATTCCTTTCAACGTGCGAATGTGTATGACAATTTGTGCAATGACGCAGAAAAACCTCTATACGCAGAATACACTAAGTATACTCGATTGTCAGCGGTATTAAAATTGTTCAATGTGAAGGCAAGAAATGGGTGGACTGATAAAAGCTTCACGGAATTACTTAAGTTGTTGAGTGACATGCTTCCTAAAGGTAACACGTTGCCAACACGCAATTATGATGCGAAGAAGATATTgtgtccgatgggtatggagtatcaAAAAATTCATGCATGCCCAAATGATTGTGTCTTGTACAGGAAGGAGTTAGCCATGTTACATCAATGTCCACGATGTGGGGTGTCACGATACAAACAAAAACATAGTGAGTTTGAATCTGATAGTAAGGGTCTTCCGGCGAAATTTTTATGGTATCTTCCTGTAGTTCCACGGTTGAAACGTTTATTTAGCAATGCAAATGATGCAAAACTCATGAGATGGCATGCAGATGGACGTACAACAGATGGCCATTTGAGACATCCAGCAGATGGTTtgcaatggaagaaaattgattcCATGTTCCCAAATTTCTCCAATGATTCAAGGAACATTAGATTTGGACTTGCTAcagatggaatgaatccatatGGTAACTTGAGCAGTAAACATAGTTCATGGCTTGTTCTATTACTGATTTACAATTTACCTCCTTGGTTGTGCATGAAACGCAAATATGTTATGTTATCCTTAATGATCTCGGGTCCAAGACAACCAGGAAACgacattgatatttatttaacccCATTAgttgaagatttgaagatgtTATGGGAGAAGGGTGTTGATATGTTTGATGGGTACATTAGTGATTCATTCAAGTTGATTGTCATGTATTGA